The following proteins come from a genomic window of Plasmodium vivax chromosome 3, whole genome shotgun sequence:
- a CDS encoding hypothetical protein, conserved (encoded by transcript PVX_000690A; Apicoplast targeted protein. Curated by Stuart Ralph, Walter and Eliza Hall Institute of Medical Research, Australia.), whose protein sequence is MYLPVFLYSWGFFYSLLHDQLAECVRGRGAPQGGFHFVSPPLGRKQRRPRSYGEGGNHGHNQRRPRSYGERGNHGHNQRRHRRYGHQPDRPSTHRCWRSRAHLDTEAQIRDVLLYPEGGPTGEAQLGQRKGPALHENAKCKKKGGASRKALLRNICAVINEQSEEPMKQLDELNTVIRSGSMRSGSIRIGNSGSNLLEVVRSGGDPLASSSAERKPPLNGEGTQIVEAYWLCTLKNKHLYSFLKKKKKIIFSVSAGVDSLSLLYSFLFVIYKILVTIRYRHSHSYASLLRMINGVYSYTCDDVSELVRSTEGGRGAQFFASILSNVTVVYCNHKTREDCVKEKNFVKNICRRHKLRFRTKVLRRGWRAEQEGAGQKNKPHHKRGNNFLLLAREWRRHVYVQLTRQLEREAKGGRRMSRAQGDHQNFMHLNGGNTPKYSYRDYLSDVDHYIRLANRKPISEVLLRGEGPTSTSPNMWGTAPMATPLITARAFARVKSLVFVGHHRNDNNETVLFHFLRGAFIKNLRGIKFVTAFKDCLIYRPFIKLSKINLYMYMQIVNKSWRFDTSNQSLSTSRNFIRHVVIPSVSSLFGGGVASAGRAVNEDKTVNEDKTVNEDKTVSVDKTVSVDKVASVDKVASVDTADNPASTANTANTANHANHASTANPASMGELHSSRVYAYPALDRKLSNVMAQTTNLESHLQFCEKLFAIYMHTKYYHHEGSADEQPSGNPFIKEYLLMQSRLYQSFFGTRKDQLEGLISISKVLYEHNFFLKVFNFLEFLILPSKFLRMQILHGMVSKYTGLRLTYGSVDRLYSSLHQSVLSYMCGTTGGTSSETSTGTSAGKGHMAISSLYAGRGETQGGRNDAPYSLSTQRGISPLKEKTRIIHLDGKNKLLVNRIFFRIVTSGEREEKESEDPPPPQLREKNANVYVLDDIAAQVSRVNRSNVNSMANQKGTYLFIKKRRKKKKEKFQVYIRSLKRNDLLHIGGRPIKATKFLSRRGIPPVYMFALPVVHIPNFKKNNLVFLHLFGETIQSGSFSVRRSLQVGDVRGAFVYRIRFGG, encoded by the coding sequence ATGTATCTGCCCGTTTTTTTATACTCCTGGGGATTTTTCTATAGCCTCTTGCACGACCAGTTGGCAGAATGCGTACGTGGGAGGGGCGCACCGCAGGGGGGCTTTCACTTTGTGAGTCCCCCTTTGGGGCGCAAGCAGAGACGCCCCCGTAGTTACGGGGAGGGAGGCAATCATGGGCACAATCAGAGACGCCCCCGTAGTTACGGGGAGAGAGGCAATCATGGGCACAACCAGAGGCGCCACCGTAGGTATGGGCATCAACCCGATCGCCCTTCTACACACCGATGCTGGAGGAGCAGGGCCCACCTGGACACGGAGGCTCAAATTAGAGATGTTCTGCTCTACCCCGAAGGGGGCCCAACTGGAGAGGCACAACTAGGGCAGAGAAAAGGACCCGCGTTACACGAAAATGctaagtgtaaaaaaaaagggggggcttCCAGGAAGGCACTCCTAAGGAACATATGTGCCGTAATCAACGAGCAGAGTGAGGAGCCAATGAAGCAGCTGGACGAGCTAAACACGGTCATCCGGAGTGGCAGCATGCGGAGTGGAAGCATCCGAATCGGTAACAGCGGAAGCAACCTGCTGGAGGTTGTCCGCAGTGGTGGCGACCCTTTGGCGAGCAGCTCAGCGGAAAGGAAACCCCCCTTGAATGGCGAAGGGACCCAAATTGTGGAGGCCTACTGGCTGTGCACGctgaaaaataaacacttgtactcatttttaaaaaaaaaaaaaaaaataatttttagcgTTAGCGCCGGGGTGGATTCCCTCTCCCTCCTCTactccttcctttttgtcatttacaaaattttagtAACCATACGGTACAGACACTCTCACAGTTACGCATCCCTGTTGCGGATGATAAATGGCGTGTACTCCTACACGTGTGATGATGTAAGCGAGCTTGTCCGCTCCACTGAGGGGGGTAGGGGCGCTCAATTCTTTGCCTCCATTCTGAGCAACGTGACCGTCGTGTACTGCAACCACAAGACGAGGGAGGACTGCGTCAAGGAGAAGAACTTCGTGAAGAACATTTGCAGGAGGCACAAGCTGAGGTTCCGCACAAAGGTGCTCAGGAGGGGGTGGCGGGCCGAACAGGAAGGTGCGGGCCAGAAAAATAAACCTCACCACAAACGGGGGAACAACTTTCTCCTTCTGGCCAGGGAATGGAGGAGACACGTGTACGTGCAGCTGACGAGGCAGCTGGAGAGGGAggccaaggggggaagacgcaTGAGCAGAGCGCAAGGGGACCACCAAAACTTCATGCACTTAAACGGGGGGAACACACCAAAGTACAGCTACCGGGATTACCTGAGCGATGTAGACCACTACATACGGCTGGCTAATAGGAAGCCCATTTCGGAGGTGCTTctcaggggggaggggccaaCCAGCACATCCCCAAACATGTGGGGGACCGCTCCGATGGCAACACCGCTTATCACTGCACGGGCCTTCGCACGAGTGAAATCGCTCGTGTTTGTGGGGCACCACCGGAACGACAACAACGAAACGGTGCTGTTCCACTTCCTGAGGGGGGCCTTCATCAAAAACCTGAGGGGCATCAAGTTCGTGACCGCGTTTAAGGACTGCCTAATATACAGGCCGTTTATCAAGCTGAGCAAAATTAAcctgtacatgtacatgcagATTGTGAACAAGTCCTGGCGCTTCGACACGTCCAACCAGAGCCTGTCCACCTCCAGGAACTTCATCAGGCACGTGGTCATTCCGAGCGTTTCCTCCTTGTTCGGGGGCGGGGTCGCCAGCGCGGGGAGGGCGGTCAACGAGGATAAGACGGTCAACGAGGATAAGACGGTCAACGAGGATAAGACGGTCAGCGTGGATAAGACGGTCAGCGTGGATAAAGTGGCCAGCGTGGATAAAGTGGCCAGCGTGGATACGGCAGACAACCCTGCTAGCACGGCTAACACGGCTAACACCGCCAACCATGCCAACCACGCTAGCACGGCAAACCCCGCTTCGATGGGCGAACTGCACAGCAGCCGCGTGTACGCGTACCCCGCGCTGGACCGCAAGCTCAGCAACGTCATGGCGCAGACGACCAACCTGGAGAGCCACCTGCAGTTCTGCGAGAAGCTCTTCGCCATATACATGCACACCAAGTACTACCACCACGAGGGGAGTGCAGACGAACAGCCAAGTGGAAACCCATTCATCAAGGAGTACCTCCTCATGCAAAGCAGATTGTATCAATCGTTTTTTGGAACGAGGAAGGATCAACTGGAGGGACTCATATCAATTAGCAAAGTTTTATatgaacataatttttttttaaaagtttttaactttttggagtttttaattttaccttCCAAATTTCTTCGCATGCAAATCCTCCACGGGATGGTGAGCAAGTACACGGGGTTGCGTTTGACATATGGCAGTGTGGATCGTCTGTACAGCTCTCTCCACCAGTCTGTTCTATCTTACATGTGTGGCACCACAGGGGGGACGTCATCGGAGACGTCAACGGGGACGTCAGCGGGGAAGGGGCACATGGCCATATCGTCCCTCTATGCTGGGAGAGGAGAAACACAAGGGGGACGTAACGACGCGCCGTATAGCCTATCAACCCAGAGGGGTATTTCCCCCCTTAAGGAGAAAACACGAATTATACACCTCgatggaaaaaacaaactgcTCGTTAATAGAATCTTCTTTCGCATAGTTACCAGTGGAGAGAGAGAAGAGAAGGAATCCGAAgacccccctcctcctcagctaagagaaaaaaatgcaaatgtgtACGTCCTCGATGATATAGCAGCACAGGTAAGCAGAGTCAATCGCAGCAATGTGAATAGCATGGCCAATCAGAAGGGCACATATCTGTTcattaaaaagaggaggaaaaaaaaaaaggaaaaattccAGGTGTATATTCGCTCCCTAAAGAGGAATGACCTTTTACACATCGGCGGAAGGCCCATCAAGGCAACGAAATTCCTTTCCAGGCGCGGCATTCCCCCCGTGTACATGTTTGCCCTCCCCGTTGTGCATATAcccaattttaaaaagaacaacTTGGTTTTTTTGCACCTCTTTGGGGAGACCATCCAGAGTGGAAGCTTCTCCGTTCGCCGGTCTCTGCAGGTGGGCGACGTGCG
- a CDS encoding hypothetical protein, conserved (encoded by transcript PVX_000685A), whose protein sequence is MSDFPNGGEVKEGNQEGYKSDGRSSQQGYRSPGSGALLDVNTQNSVVQCDMLSSMHEGAKKKLRKLLRDDDNRVHDEEVGINIHIKNIWICINLMCTFTINDLILISRSFKNTEIIYDDVLLSGKEEESIFKDGRGKRKNSLFIYFQNYKIRKNVVKIFLQNPHAVCFIHKNGSVHVHGALTLRRGLLILIKVIKRLKYKTFWTYLSGSARGVHPQGGDLHVEGSPAAAGVPPCDDQSVHPHEGGSISGESTPANSIAEGVTPEQSIILRAASPDGGPPKKDKAKLSQTIRFCETVIEELRGKIKKYGQAPSLPEERLCGGGGKKEVPSQSSKYYPSGGCKGRTSNPPHEEVPPQLGHEQMGVHLNGGKPPIQVELNRGVLNVHSPRGSSSEEYQSGGNDKIANVSESPPPQLHDHTGESSKLTHPNNSPTHFKPSNAEADCKSNFSDKKENDRSVEREEHGEVGPFSNQFDQATLHSKKCIYQFDTYRRWKYITRNDITFDMDRFNIKQLVSVFNVKLRHFDISKIYKYKEFKNILTDINNIIYIRIDHSLLCKLIRQGSLDPVVQNNFAKGGRPNAHPPVRTVLLFSSGNVVLYACKSRREVLCVSRFIVNALRRNNNIAM, encoded by the coding sequence ATGAGCGACTTTCCGaacgggggggaggtgaaaGAGGGCAACCAGGAAGGCTACAAATCAGATGGGAGAAGTTCCCAGCAAGGCTACCGCTCACCGGGGAGTGGCGCCCTGCTCGACGTGAACACCCAAAACAGCGTGGTCCAGTGCGACATGCTGTCGTCCATGCACGagggagcgaaaaaaaagttgaggAAGCTGCTCCGAGACGACGACAACCGAGTGCACGATGAAGAGGTAGGAataaacatacatataaaaaacatttggATCTGCATCAACCTAATGTGCACCTTCACCATCAACGATTTGATTCTCATCTCAAGGTCCTTCAAAAACACAGAAATTATTTACGACGATGTCCTGTTGAGtggaaaggaggaggagtccATCTTCAAGGATGGACgaggcaaaagaaaaaacagcttgttcatatattttcagAATTATAAAATCAGGAAGAACGtggtgaaaatatttttgcaaaatccCCATGCTGTTTGCTTCATACACAAAAACGGGTCGGTGCATGTCCACGGGGCATTGACCTTGAGGAGAGGCTTGCTCATTTTGATTAAGGTCATTAAGAGGTTGAAATATAAAACCTTTTGGACGTATCTAAGTGGCTCTGCTAGGGGTGTAcatccccaggggggggacctTCACGTGGAAGGATCACCAGCTGCAGCGGGTGTGCCACCTTGTGATGACCAGAGTGTGCACCCGCATGAGGGGGGGTCCATTTCGGGGGAGTCCACTCCTGCGAATAGCATTGCCGAGGGAGTCACCCCTGAGCAGAGCATTATCCTCAGGGCTGCTTCCCCCGATGGgggccccccaaaaaaggacaaGGCAAAGCTCTCCCAAACGATTCGCTTCTGCGAAACGGTCATTGAAGAATTGAGaggcaaaattaaaaagtatgGGCAAGCCCCGTCACTTCCAGAAGAGAGACTTTGTGGGGGgggcggaaaaaaggaagttccATCCCAAAGTAGTAAGTATTACCCATCGGGGGGGTGCAAAGGGCGGACTTCTAACCCCCCCCACGAGGAAGTTCCTCCCCAATTGGGGCACGAACAAATGGGTGTCCATTTAAATGGGGGAAAACCTCCCATTCAGGTGGAGTTAAATAGAGGGGTGTTAAACGTGCACTCCCCTAGAGGGTCCTCCTCAGAGGAATACCAAAGCGGAGGCAAtgacaaaattgcaaatgtaTCCGAGTCGCCGCCTCCCCAGTTGCATGACCACACAGGGGAGTCCTCCAAATTGACCCATCCAAATAATTCCCCAACGCATTTCAAACCGAGTAACGCGGAAGCGGATTgtaaaagtaatttttcggacaaaaaagaaaatgaccGATCGGTTGAGAGGGAGGAGCACGGAGAGGTGGGTCCCTTCTCCAACCAATTTGACCAAGCAACCCTGCACAGCAAAAAGTGCATATACCAATTTGACACATACCGGAGGTGGAAGTACATCACGCGGAATGACATCACATTCGACATGGACCGCTTCAACATCAAGCAGCTGGTCTCCGTTTTTAATGTTAAGTTGAGACATTTTGACATTTCCAAAATTTACAAGTATAAAGAATTTAAGAACATCCTTACAGACATTAACAACATTATATACATCCGAATTGACCATTCTCTTTTGTGTAAGCTAATTCGGCAGGGCAGTTTGGATCCCGttgtgcaaaataatttcgcaaaagggggtCGGCCGAATGCTCATCCCCCCGTCAGGACGGTCCTCCTGTTCAGCTCGGGCAACGTCGTCCTTTACGCCTGCAAGAGTCGCCGCGAGGTGCTCTGCGTGTCCAGGTTTATCGTGAACGCGCTGCGCCGCAACAACAATATAGCAATGTGA
- a CDS encoding RNA helicase, putative (encoded by transcript PVX_000680A), with amino-acid sequence MVLLKHASRGRAIVSRVTAAARLVCSGGGDQLAVSHGEVSQSRDVQSVADQSTAAHPCGESHLREFTNGDKIVYDNAEDLRKFCERSFKKVRSELNILTSSNREYVPYHLFDFFLCRGSLEGVQEKLARKVEQLEGVQEKLARKVKQLEGARSNVRTIGGVSICGDGKLRDDQGDDYSPYFLPHLSDVMEGGEDGENGEACVQKGKISPGGGNKNVKEKEKKNASSLLQFKEVNQLDMDSYIKLSLQRNFHVEYLTTVQYCLFPLFVKNYDILIHSVKGTGKTLSYCLPLAHKIIAQLGKLKRDFPHLKERYVLALIVCPNRILVEQSYAVVKKLLMYHPYGIICHYMHGKKNMNMQGEIDELKKKKPHIIVSTPAAFTNHMKFAASFKDMFFLCDTIIVDEAYFLLNSNFLHNVLTIKDVLPKGHQTVLLTCHVNNILKHLAFRFLRLNYVYLNFVHNCVYDDDTFAAATWGGTDPQRQCKAGGSDERGGLLTLPNRANPPFQLYHRLNAQLLSLHRNNILNCTQLEKLWYCKDAKTFYDHVNAFDAYIVGEPNPPTEGIKNNVEGPTRSLIHTPWKGNTADERTNRKGPLGRAEERLPPEYAHKKGEDIKGEEPLDGRKQKLTLSHSDYNNYTQISRTHASYEQNNGRNIPTHILLTQEYLIYESDKLALIVFNILCRELLSRERVKIVLFMPTVKMIQFFYVIFKHYIFKGYLCLLYLHGKRRAQGGCANMKGHNNGYYQGEYTNTDNASNSSCHHYDRDRVTFSVSSTPFVVAPPEGRSAGAEGFKGGNGSTELGDNAADSSLSVEGPHSKRDKSNSEESKSNPVDDKHQREYELLKDVLLSCLHSKLSADKKMYTLNRFNNSEGKTKQVLFASSLLCQGIEVDEVDLVIQVGVCTTVDEYVLRTNLATARNTKGRSLLLLNELEGHYLFTLYKNSIMVSCISKRYLRDIYRDNPLLDALLKYKRRGVTVPSGCAEGDQRVTGQSVEDGGNADDVGDEPGGNHSHEKNFAREGKDHWACDPPPLRHIEWHKHQHLLCSCELMYRSLLGFYCQQNKSLKYEKWQVPSLIKSMIYSFGYFDNFYVTKSMAARLQILNAPDLFVKFNATPRSALMSALPSYKGYKSQMNELWRKGSLCGRSGGASPSPEDPPFDTERGEGNLDGKAKRRESGDYERHPLYFPLRTYLS; translated from the coding sequence ATGGTGCTTCTGAAGCATGCGTCCCGGGGGCGAGCCATTGTTAGCAGGGTGACCGCCGCCGCGAGGCTAGTGTGCAGCGGGGGAGGCGACCAGTTGGCGGTTTCTCACGGAGAGGTTTCACAATCGAGGGATGTTCAATCGGTGGCTGACCAATCGACCGCTGCCCACCCCTGCGGGGAGTCCCACCTGCGCGAGTTCACCAACGGAGACAAAATCGTGTACGACAACGCAGAGGACTTGCGCAAGTTCTGCGAGAgatcatttaaaaaggttCGATCCGAGCTGAACATACTGACGTCGTCCAACAGGGAATATGTGCCGTACCACCTGTTTGACTTCTTCCTCTGCCGCGGGTCACTCGAGGGGGTGCAGGAAAAGTTGGCCCGCAAGGTGGAGCAGCTTGAAGGGGTGCAGGAAAAGTTGGCCCGCAAGGTGAAGCAGCTTGAAGGGGCCCGATCAAACGTGCGGACAATCGGGGGAGTGTCTATCTGTGGGGATGGCAAACTGCGCGATGACCAGGGTGACGATTATTCCCCCTACTTTTTGCCACACCTGTCCGACGTgatggaggggggagaagacgGTGAAAACGGCGAagcatgtgtgcaaaaagggaaaatatcccccggggggggaaacaaaaatgtgaaagagaaggagaagaaaaacgcATCGTCCCTATTGCAATTTAAAGAAGTTAACCAGCTGGACATGGACtcgtacataaaattaagtTTACAGAGGAACTTCCACGTGGAGTACTTGACAACCGTTCAGTACTGTTTATTTCCcctgtttgtaaaaaattatgacatTTTAATTCACTCCGTTAAAGGCACAGGGAAGACGCTGTCGTACTGCCTCCCACTTGCCCACAAAATAATTGCACAGCTGGGGAAACTCAAAAGGGACTTTCCCCACTTGAAGGAAAGATACGTGCTCGCGCTGATTGTCTGTCCGAACAGAATTCTCGTCGAACAGTCCTATgcagttgtaaaaaaattactcatGTACCATCCGTACGGCATCATATGTCACTACAtgcacggaaaaaaaaatatgaacatgcaAGGTGAAATTGAcgagctaaaaaaaaaaaaaccacacATCATTGTGAGCACTCCAGCTGCTTTCACCAATCATATGAAATTTGCCGCCTCCTTTAAggacatgttttttttatgcgaCACGATTATCGTTGACGAAGCGTACTTCCTGCtaaattcaaattttttgcacaacGTTTTAACCATCAAGGATGTGCTGCCCAAGGGCCACCAAACCGTTTTACTAACCTGTcatgttaataatattttaaagcaCTTGGCCTTCAGATTTTTGCGCCTCAATTATGTCTACCTAAATTTCGTGCACAACTGTGTGTATGATGATGACACGTTTGCGGCTGCCACTTGGGGGGGCACCGACCCACAGCGCCAATGCAAAGCAGGTGGGAGTGACGAACGGGGCGGCCTTTTAACTCTGCCCAATCGGGCCAACCCCCCCTTCCAACTGTACCACCGACTGAACGCCCAGCTCCTCTCCCTTCACAGAAACAACATACTGAACTGCACCCAGCTGGAGAAGCTTTGGTACTGCAAAGACGCCAAGACGTTTTACGACCACGTTAATGCATTCGATGCGTACATCGTGGGGGAGCCAAATCCCCCGACAGAAGGGATAAAGAACAATGTGGAAGGACCAACTCGCAGCTTAATACACACTCCCTGGAAAGGTAACACTGCAGATGAGCGGACAAATCGGAAGGGGCCACTCGGACGAGCAGAGGAGAGACTCCCCCCTGaatatgcacacaaaaagggtgaagacataaagggggaggaacccCTGGATGGGCGAAAACAGAAACTCACCCTAAGCCACAGCGATTACAATAACTACACACAGATCAGCCGCACGCACGCCAGTTATGAACAGAACAATGGGAGAAACATCCCCACGCATATACTCCTAACGCAGGAGTACTTAATATACGAGTCGGACAAACTTGCCTTAATAGTCTTCAACATTCTGTGCAGGGAGCTCCTCTCAAGAGAGCGCGTAAAGATTGTCCTCTTCATGCCCACTGTAAAAATGATCCAGTTTTTTTACGTCATTTTTAAGCACTACATTTTTAAGGGCTACCTGTGTTTGCTCTACCTGCATGGGAAGCGGCGGGCCCAGGGGGGGTGCGCCAATATGAAGGGCCATAACAACGGATACTACCAAGGGGAGTACACCAATACGGACAATGCCTCTAACAGCAGCTGCCACCACTACGATAGGGATCGCGTCACCTTCTCAGTCTCCTCCACCCCCTTTGTTGTGGCCCCTCCAGAAGGGCGCAGCGCAGGAGCGGAAGGGTTCAAAGGTGGGAATGGCTCCACCGAGCTAGGGGATAACGCAGCGGATAGTTCGCTCAGTGTGGAGGGCCCCCACTCTAAAAGAGACAAATCAAACAGTGAAGAGAGCAAGAGTAACCCCGTTGATGATAAGCACCAACGGGAGTACGAACTGCTAAAAGATGTTTTACTCTCCTGTTTGCACTCCAAATTAAGtgcagataaaaaaatgtacacactAAACAGATTTAACAATTCGGAGGGGAAGACCAAACAAGTGTTATTTGCTTCCTCCCTGTTGTGCCAAGGAATCGAAGTAGATGAGGTAGACTTGGTAATACAGGTGGGGGTGTGTACCACCGTTGATGAATACGTTTTGAGGACCAATCTCGCCACAGCGAGAAATACGAAGGGGCGGAGCCTGCTCTTGTTAAACGAGTTAGAGGGGCATTATTTGTTTACTCTTTACAAAAACAGCATTATGGTTAGCTGCATTAGTAAGAGGTACTTGAGAGACATATATAGGGATAACCCTCTGCTGGACGCCTTGCTGAAGTATAAGCGCAGGGGGGTTACTGTGCCAAGTGGGTGTGCCGAGGGTGACCAGCGCGTAACGGGGCAATCAGTTGAGGATGGGGGCAACGCCGATGATGTGGGTGACGAACCGGGGGGAAATCACTCCCATGAGAAAAATTTCGCACGTGAGGGAAAGGATCACTGGGCCTGTGACCCCCCCCCGCTGAGACACATCGAATGGCACAAGCACCAGCACCTGCTCTGCTCCTGCGAGCTGATGTACAGATCGCTCCTCGGCTTCTACTGTCAGCAAAACAAATCGCTCAAGTACGAAAAATGGCAAGTGCCAAGTTTAATTAAAAGTATGATTTACTCCTTTGGCTATTtcgataatttttatgtaaccAAATCGATGGCTGCGAGGCTTCAAATTTTGAATGCGCCTGACCTGTTCGTAAAGTTCAATGCCACCCCGAGGAGTGCGCTCATGTCCGCGCTGCCATCTTACAAGGGGTACAAGTCCCAGATGAATGAGCTTTGGCGGAAGGGCAGCCTATGTGGTCGGTCAGGTGGAGCGTCACCCTCTCCGGAGGACCCCCCATTTGACACAGAACGGGGGGAGGGCAACTTGGACGGAAAGGCGAAGAGACGCGAAAGTGGGGATTACGAGAGGCACCCCCTgtatttcccccttcgcaCGTATTTGTCCTGA
- a CDS encoding hypothetical protein (encoded by transcript PVX_000675A), which yields MRRIRTGAGPTPLPRLPPLPLLLLLLLVLLTAGGVAKCEEPNEGANQVAASNTTEERIRDVLNSVSVGQAIKRERNLLDDVAKYIHYLKVLSLVAPRGNVEGGRHGHGERVGRGESADDGFINVDATAKGAMEKRRVNIRYFSQGNNYKNNVNDVRREVNRVLFT from the coding sequence ATGAGAAGGATACGAACTGGCGCAGGACCCACGCCGCTACCTCGGTTACCTCCCCTACCGcttctgctgctcctcctgctggTGCTACTAACTGCAGGAGGGGTggcaaaatgtgaagagccTAACGAGGGAGCGAACCAAGTAGCTGCCAGCAACACAACGGAGGAACGCATCAGGGATGTCCTAAACTCGGTTAGCGTCGGTCAGGCCATCAAACGGGAAAGGAACCTACTGGACGACGTGGCAAAGTATATACACTATTTGAAAGTGCTCAGCTTGGTGGCCCCGCGTGGGAATGTAGAAGGGGGGCGCCATGGCCATGGCGAAAGGGTTGGCCGTGGCGAAAGTGCTGACGATGGCTTCATCAACGTGGATGCTACTGCGAAAGGTGCCATGGAGAAGCGAAGAGTTAACATTAGGTACTTCTCCCAGGGGaacaattataaaaataatgtaaacgACGTGAGGAGGGAAGTCAACAGGGTGTTATTTACTTAA